AGCGCACTTATCCGCTCCGACCCGCACTTTCGGGCATTTTTCCGAAATAAATATTTTGAAGATTTATGCGAACCTAAGCGGGCTTAAGCGAACTTATCCGGACCAAAGCGAGCCAACACGAATTATTGAGCTTACCTGATGCGGACCAAGGCGAGCCGACGCGTCTGATCCGGCCTTTTTCGTCCGCTTCCGCAGTTGGATGGCACACGAAAGCCTGCTGATCTCCTCTCGCGCTCCTCCTTATGTCAAGGAACCGCACCATTTAAGCACATCCCAAAGCCCTTTGCAAATTGCCGCCACAGTTTAGGCCGTACGGCGGTTTGTGACCGCCAAATCCCTCGCAGAACGAACTTCGTTGCCGCTGACTTGCCAAAAGCCATTAAAAGTTAGAAATTCTTGCCATGACGAGCACAGTCACCAGCAAAGGCCAAACCGTAGTGCCAAAGGCGCTTCGCGAACGATTCAATATCAAACCTGGAGCGACATTGGACTGGAAGGAAGACGGCCAATCATTACGCGTCGTCAAACTGGAACCTTGCAAGTCGGGAAATTTTATCGAAAGCTTGCGGCGATTGGGCCGCGTTCCGGCTGCCGCACGCGACAAACGCCCGGTTAAACCGGCTGAGTCAGGCAGACTGTAAATTCACAAAATCTTGGCTTTCCCGGCAAAACCGAAACGAAAATCACAATACAACCCGCACCGTTTGCCGATCCACCTCAACGAGTGAATTTTCCTCAAGCGCGGCAATGATCTCCCGTAAATGCCGTTCAAACAGCGACTTGAGTTCGCGTGAGCGGATATTGCCAGTTCGCACAAGCAATAGTTTCCAGGGCTTTTCCTGTAAAAGATGCGAATAGTAAAAATCCGTGTCCTTGGTAATGACGATGCGCTGTTCGTTCAGAGAAAGCGCATTTAAGACCTTATCCGCCGTGCGATTTTGGGCGGGCAGTTGCGAAGTATGGATGGCATCGTGTCCCGCCGCTTGCAACATGACGCACAATCCCGGCGGTAGATGTGCATCCACAACAAATTTCATGTCAACGCCAAATGACGGCTTTTGAGCCTGAGCGATTGCGCGGCAAACTCTAGGCACGCCTGCAAATCCTCGCGCTCAAGGTCGGGATATTCCGCCAACAAATCTTCAACCGAATCACCTCCTGCCAAATATTCCAGTATGGACTCCACCGGATAGCGCAATCCACGCACACAAGGTTTGCCGTGGCAGATCTCCGGATTGATTGTGATTCGCGACAATAATTCAGCGCTCGACATGTCGCCAACTTACATGATTTGGGAATATTTGCCAAGCGCGTTGCTGTATGAGGCCTCGCAAACTGAGAAGTTAGCATTTTCTTTCTTGAGCGGATACTTTGCTTCAGCAGGGTACCAACTGATACGCGCCGCGGACGAACTAGATAAGTCTAAGCGTTTGAGGTTGGGAATTTCCTGGAAGGTTCGGGCGGCCTCGACTTGTTCGATCACTTTTCATATCCGCCGCCGCAGGGCATCGTCGGTAAAAGCGGACAAATCTTTTTCAAAAGATTCTCGAAAAAAGGCTTTCACGCCGCGCTCTCGAGCTGTCAAAAGACTTTCTTTCGGCTGACGAGCGGAGTTTTTTCACCGGTTTGAATGGCGTGAAGGATGGCCATATCTTCCAAACTTTCGCGCAAGGCATCGCGCAGCAAATCCTGGCGTTCTTCCAAAACTTCGGTGACAGCGGCTTTGAGAAGTCCCTTCAATCGGCGTTCCTGAATGGCGGTCATAATGATTCGACGTTTGATAGCCTGCTAATAATTCTACCTAGTCCGTACTCAATGCAAGGCGGCTTTTTATTGGTGAGCGCACGCACTCACTTCTTCGCCCTTCGCAGCCCTCGCGTATCCTTCGGCCCCACCTTTGGCGGATTGCGCCGCTTCGGTTCAACCGTTTTAGGCCGCGACTTCGGCACCAGAATTACCGGACAACCTTCGTAACCGAACGCCACGCGCATCTGGTCGCCTAAATATTTTTTATACGCGTCCGAAAACAATTCCTCGCGATTCACGAACAGCAAAAACGTCGGCGGCGCCTGCCGCACCTGCGTGGCGTAGAAAAATTTCAAACGATGCCCCGCCGCACTGACCGGTTGGCGTCGTTCCACCGCGTCGTTGAGCGCGCGATTCAAAAGCGCCGTTGGGATTTTCTGCGTCAACTGCGCCGCGACATATCGCACCGCTTCAAGCAGGCGATCCAAATTGAAGCCCGAGTGCGCGGAAGTAAAAATGACCGGCGCATAATCCAGGAAGAAAAGATGCTGCTGCACCCAGTCGCCGAATTCGCCCAGCGTGGTCATGTGTTTTTTACGACGCTCATCGCGGCTGCGATCTTTCGCCTGCCGGCGTTCGATCTCCTCCTCACGCGCCTTCCGCACCTGTTCCTCGACGAGGTCCCATTTGTTTACCACCACGATACACGCCTTGCGTGCCTCCACGATTCGGTCCGCCACTTTTTTATCCTGCTCGGTGATGCCCGCTTCCGCGTCCAGCACCAGCACGCAAATATCGCTGCGCACGATGGATTCCTCCGCGCGATTCACGCTGAAAAATTCGATCGAATTATCCACCCGCCGCGATTTGCGCATCCCCGCCGTGTCAATCAAGACATACGATTGCCGCACGCCATCCGTCTCTACCTCGAACGGCACATCCACCGAGTCGCGCGTCGTGCCCGCGATGGGACTTACAATGACGCGCTCCGAATGCGTGAGAGAATTGATGATCGAAGACTTGCCGACATTCGGTCGCCCGACAATCGCCAGCTTGATCGGCCCTTTGATCTTGTTCTCCAACGGCGGAACTTCTTCGCCTTCCACCACTGCGGGTTTTTCCACCACTTCTTCGCGCGGCAACAAAGCCAGCGCCGCATTCATCAACGCGTGGATTCCTTCGCCATGAATCGCGCTCACCGGAAAAATCTTTTCAAAACCAAGTCGCGAAAATTCAAACGCCGCCGCCTCAGTGCGATATGTATCCACTTTATTCGCCGCCACGAGCACAGTCTTGCCCGACTTGCGCAAACGCATCGCCACTTCATTATCGAGCGGCACGATGCCCTCCTGCACATTTACCACGAGAATGATGACGCTTGCCGATTCAATCGCCAGTTCCACCTGGTCGAGCGCAGCCTTGGTGATCACATCCATCGCTTTTTCGCGCCGCAGCAAGCCGATGCCGCCCGTGTCCACCATCGTGAAAGCGCGGCCACCCCATTCCGCCTCGGCGCTCACGCGGTCGCGCGTCACCCCGGGCTCGTCATGCACGATGGCGATGCGCTTGCCCACGATGCGATTAAACAACGCCGACTTCCCGACATTCGGACGACCCACTATGGCAATAAGACCAGACATAACACCAGCATGCCGGACAAACCCCCATCGCGAAAGGCAAAAGCGCACGGATCTAATGCTGCGAGCACTCTCTCGATAGAACCGGAAAAGTGAGCACTTGAAACTTGAAACTCCTTCCCGGGAAACCCATTGTCCATCGGATGCCGCTTAATTCGTTGTTCAAAGATGTGGATCGTCGTACCGCCTGGCTGCGCGTGGTTCTTCTCGGCGCGACCCTTTCCGGGCTGCTCACTTCGATCCCGCTTTGGCTCAACGCGCGGATGTTTCCCTTGATTCCCATCGTCCCCGGTTTTCCAACCTTGCCCGCGCCCCTCGACACCATTTTTTTCCTGCTCATGCTGGCGAGTTTGCTGGCCGCGTTTTGGTTTTATCGGCCGGCCATAAAATGTTTTTTGCTCCTTGGCTTGTTTGCGTTTTGTGAAGACCAGAATCGCGGGCAAC
The Verrucomicrobiia bacterium genome window above contains:
- the der gene encoding ribosome biogenesis GTPase Der; its protein translation is MSGLIAIVGRPNVGKSALFNRIVGKRIAIVHDEPGVTRDRVSAEAEWGGRAFTMVDTGGIGLLRREKAMDVITKAALDQVELAIESASVIILVVNVQEGIVPLDNEVAMRLRKSGKTVLVAANKVDTYRTEAAAFEFSRLGFEKIFPVSAIHGEGIHALMNAALALLPREEVVEKPAVVEGEEVPPLENKIKGPIKLAIVGRPNVGKSSIINSLTHSERVIVSPIAGTTRDSVDVPFEVETDGVRQSYVLIDTAGMRKSRRVDNSIEFFSVNRAEESIVRSDICVLVLDAEAGITEQDKKVADRIVEARKACIVVVNKWDLVEEQVRKAREEEIERRQAKDRSRDERRKKHMTTLGEFGDWVQQHLFFLDYAPVIFTSAHSGFNLDRLLEAVRYVAAQLTQKIPTALLNRALNDAVERRQPVSAAGHRLKFFYATQVRQAPPTFLLFVNREELFSDAYKKYLGDQMRVAFGYEGCPVILVPKSRPKTVEPKRRNPPKVGPKDTRGLRRAKK
- a CDS encoding AbrB/MazE/SpoVT family DNA-binding domain-containing protein — its product is MTSTVTSKGQTVVPKALRERFNIKPGATLDWKEDGQSLRVVKLEPCKSGNFIESLRRLGRVPAAARDKRPVKPAESGRL
- a CDS encoding DUF5615 family PIN-like protein yields the protein MDAHLPPGLCVMLQAAGHDAIHTSQLPAQNRTADKVLNALSLNEQRIVITKDTDFYYSHLLQEKPWKLLLVRTGNIRSRELKSLFERHLREIIAALEENSLVEVDRQTVRVVL
- a CDS encoding DUF433 domain-containing protein, which gives rise to MSSAELLSRITINPEICHGKPCVRGLRYPVESILEYLAGGDSVEDLLAEYPDLEREDLQACLEFAAQSLRLKSRHLALT